The DNA region TCTGTGATCGTAGATCCTAATCGTTAGTCCTATGTCATACAATGAGACAGGTTCAAAGACGGCTGTTTTCACTGTCTTGCAACCAAAGATAGCCTAAAATAGTTTTCTGACAGTGTCAGAAATTCAGCATGATCATCGCACAGTGTGTTTGCTGCTACGACCAACGTTTACTGACCAGCCAATATAAATGCTACATGAAATCAATGCGACATGGCATAAACACATAAAACTGCTTACCTCAAGCTCTTATCTCTTCCTCTTTAGCCACTTCcacttttttttcagcacacaTTAAAACTCCAACTCCCAAAGTGTGATTCATAATGCTCTTTTTGTTTCACTAGCGCATGCTGATGATGTTTTATTCTTCTATAGTAACATTCGTCATAGCATACAAGTCAGTAGGTGTCATCATCGTAAAGCCTACATGCATGTCGTAACCAAGTTTATTAAATCCATGTTGCACAGTGTGGTTTGCACACTGATTGCTAAAATCATGCAGCGTGTAGAAGGCTTATGGGGACATTCTGCAATGCTACCACCAAACCAAAGGAAAAAAGAGAATGAAATAGACAATAACTCACCTCTTGGTGGAGATCTAAACATTGCTGCTGTTCTCTCCACTTCTGTGCCTCTATCTTCTTCTCTTTCATTGTCAGGCCCTTCATCCCCAAATCCAAGGCTTGGTCGCACCATTTCAAAGAACCAGCCTTGATTCTCCTGCACCATCTCCTCCACTTTCTGCAAAAGCTCTGCAACCTGAGCACTTTTGTCTGAGCAGGTGTTATCCAAGGCATAGTACCTACAACCACACCTTTCCACCAGCCTCTGTAGCGCTGCTCCACCTTCCACAATAAATTCCTCGACACCCATGTCCTGTGGCAACTGGTCGGCACAGGTGAACAAAACCATTGTGTGCCTCCATATCCCCGCTCCCATTGCCCTAACTCGGGCCCAGAGACCTTGCCAGTGGTGTTCGGTAAACGGGACTCCAATGGGAACCACCAGCAGCAGGGCATGAGGACCAGGCGAACATTGATCAATGATGGACTGCTGATTCTCCGTGTTCATCTCATCAGTTGGATCTTCGGTTTCTAGCTTCCAACCAGGGGTGTCAACAATCAGTAGTTGCCAGTTGAGTATGTCTACCCAGTGTTGTTGGTCTGTTTGGGAATTGTCAGTAGGGGTTTTCTCCTGGCTCAAGATGGTATTTAGTGTTGAGGTCTTACCGGAGCCATGAAAACCCAGCAACAGGAGACGACGGATGGATGGATAAGAGCCATCTGCTTTTGAGAAATagagatgaaaaataaaatgatatagtGAGTGATTGAAACTGCTGAGTACATCCACAACACCCTGAGCATCCCTGGAGCATTTACAACATCCTTTGCACATACATCCAGTCTTGAACTACATGTACATGACCAGTCCTTTGAATGGAAAACAACATTTATATCTAATGGGTAAGAAAGGTTCATGTCCATTCTCTGCTATCATATCCTCTGCAAGAGTTCAGTCATTTATGTCCTTTCTCTATTAGCTTTGGTACAGTCCAGCAGATGGTAAGAGTTTCAGCAATGCTGCATCAAACCTAATCGTTATTCATATGAGCTCATTCTAATGCTGATTCATGaacagaatgaatgacatttttgtGGGAATCTGCTTTTGTATTATGGCAAACTGATCTAGATGCAGCCAAGACTTTTTAGTGTGCATTAGAAAGCCCTCGAGACACAGGAAGCGCACGTAATGCAGAAGGGAAGTGAGTCAGCTGTGTATGTAGGTGGGATTTGAAAGTAAACGACTGTCTGCCATACTAGTGAGATGAATTGAAATTAAAGTTTAGTGTCACTTACCAGCATTTAAATCAGAAGAGACTGTAGCCATCTTGTGTCTAGCTGGTGCGCTGTCTCCTTGTCTCGCTCTCTTTTCCCCCCTTTTGCTCTCT from Carassius carassius chromosome 1, fCarCar2.1, whole genome shotgun sequence includes:
- the si:dkey-110g7.8 gene encoding GTPase IMAP family member 8 isoform X2 encodes the protein MATVSSDLNADGSYPSIRRLLLLGFHGSGKTSTLNTILSQEKTPTDNSQTDQQHWVDILNWQLLIVDTPGWKLETEDPTDEMNTENQQSIIDQCSPGPHALLLVVPIGVPFTEHHWQGLWARVRAMGAGIWRHTMVLFTCADQLPQDMGVEEFIVEGGAALQRLVERCGCRYYALDNTCSDKSAQVAELLQKVEEMVQENQGWFFEMVRPSLGFGDEGPDNEREEDRGTEVERTAAMFRSPPRELRVLLVGWRGAGKSSAGNILLGCRVFESGRPTEVSVRRQALVAGRRLTVVDTPGWDWFSVQRTPSNIRREIKLGAGLLHPGPHALLLVIPVVSTLTPKKRQALKSHLEMFGEETCQHTLVLFSCGDWLYGTSIEDHIQRDGGELLKLMQHCWNCYHVLDCTKASQDRSQVTELLRKIEEMVAENGQKPFLPVKLNQELDEEETSGRCILQ
- the si:dkey-110g7.8 gene encoding GTPase IMAP family member 8 isoform X1; this encodes MATVSSDLNAADGSYPSIRRLLLLGFHGSGKTSTLNTILSQEKTPTDNSQTDQQHWVDILNWQLLIVDTPGWKLETEDPTDEMNTENQQSIIDQCSPGPHALLLVVPIGVPFTEHHWQGLWARVRAMGAGIWRHTMVLFTCADQLPQDMGVEEFIVEGGAALQRLVERCGCRYYALDNTCSDKSAQVAELLQKVEEMVQENQGWFFEMVRPSLGFGDEGPDNEREEDRGTEVERTAAMFRSPPRELRVLLVGWRGAGKSSAGNILLGCRVFESGRPTEVSVRRQALVAGRRLTVVDTPGWDWFSVQRTPSNIRREIKLGAGLLHPGPHALLLVIPVVSTLTPKKRQALKSHLEMFGEETCQHTLVLFSCGDWLYGTSIEDHIQRDGGELLKLMQHCWNCYHVLDCTKASQDRSQVTELLRKIEEMVAENGQKPFLPVKLNQELDEEETSGRCILQ